ACGATGACCTGTTTTTTCAAGTTTTTACCCCCTGCTATCCTATTCTGACTACCTCTTTGGAGTAGCGATACTTGGTCGGTTGCTGCCTCTTCACCAGGGCCAGTGCCAGGGTAACCGGGCCGAGCCTGCCGGCAAACATCGTGGCGGTAATCAGCAGCCGACCGGCGGTTGATAAGTCAGGCGTTATTCCTGTAGAGAGACCAACGGTACCAAAGGCGGAGACCACCTCAAACAAGATGTTTAAGAAAGCGAATTTCTCGGTAACCGTGAGGAGAAAGACAACGATAGAAACGACCCCGATAGAAATCATGATAATAGCCAGGGCGCGAAATATCTGCTGGTTCATGAATTCTTTACCAAAAGCGCCGGGGTGCTCCCGCCCCTTGATGGAGCTCCAGATGGTGGCGAGTACCAGGCCCAGGGTATTGACCTTAATGCCGCCGGCGGTAGACCCGGAAGCCCCACCCACAAACATGAGAAGCATGATAAAGAAAAGGGCATAATTGGCCATATTGGCCATATGGATAGTGCTGAACCCGGCAGTACGTGACGTGACGGACTGGAAAAAAGCGTTCAGGAGCTTTTCGGACAGCGTCATAGCGCCCAGGGTATCCGGGCGTCCGTATTCAGTAAAGAGCACAACGGCCATTCCCATTGTCACTAAGACTGCGGTCATGGAAAGCACCAGCTTGCTGTCCAGTGAAAGCTTCCTCAGACCGCGGCTCTTGATAACATCCTGCACCACCAGAAAGCTGATGCCACCGAGGAAAACAAGGGCCGCCGTCGTCAGCACCACGAGGAAGTCCCCTTGATAGCCGCTGATGCTGCGAAAGCCGCCAAAAATATCGAACCCGGCATTGTTGAAGGCGGACACAGACTGAAAAAGCGATTTCCAGATGGCCAGTCCAGTTGAATATTCAGATGAGAAGCGAAAAAAGAATATGATGGTCCCGATAACCTCGGCGATGATGGTGAATATCAGCATGCCTTTTACTACCCTGATCATGTCACCGAGCGTGGCGATACCAATGGATTCCCCGATGAGCAATCTCTCGCGAAGACCGATTTTTCGTCCTAAAGCGATAAGAGCCACAGTGGTGCTGGTCATGAAACCAAAACCGCCAAGCTGAATCAAAACGAGGACCACTGCCTGACCGAAGTAGCTCCAATAGTCCAGGGTGTCGACAACGACGAGCCCGGTAACGCAGACTCCGGAGGTGGCGG
Above is a genomic segment from Dehalococcoidales bacterium containing:
- a CDS encoding TrkH family potassium uptake protein — encoded protein: MTLVYGFAAMIAAGTILLALPVSSKSGEWTPFVDALFTATSGVCVTGLVVVDTLDYWSYFGQAVVLVLIQLGGFGFMTSTTVALIALGRKIGLRERLLIGESIGIATLGDMIRVVKGMLIFTIIAEVIGTIIFFFRFSSEYSTGLAIWKSLFQSVSAFNNAGFDIFGGFRSISGYQGDFLVVLTTAALVFLGGISFLVVQDVIKSRGLRKLSLDSKLVLSMTAVLVTMGMAVVLFTEYGRPDTLGAMTLSEKLLNAFFQSVTSRTAGFSTIHMANMANYALFFIMLLMFVGGASGSTAGGIKVNTLGLVLATIWSSIKGREHPGAFGKEFMNQQIFRALAIIMISIGVVSIVVFLLTVTEKFAFLNILFEVVSAFGTVGLSTGITPDLSTAGRLLITATMFAGRLGPVTLALALVKRQQPTKYRYSKEVVRIG